A stretch of the Solanum dulcamara chromosome 6, daSolDulc1.2, whole genome shotgun sequence genome encodes the following:
- the LOC129891923 gene encoding serine/threonine protein phosphatase 2A 59 kDa regulatory subunit B' gamma isoform-like encodes MIKQFLGKLPRKPSKSSSSSSSPNDSSHSELSPFSSVNSNSNSYGVTDSSNNSKGSGNMGKTSNSTSSGMSQLTSNGNHVPVKPNQGKKPVRVNGQAGTSVTNSVLSYEVLPSFRDVPSSEKQNLLIRKLQMCCVLFDFGDPTKNLKEKDVKRQTLLELVDYVSAVSSKFNEVTMQELTKMVAANLFRTLPSFNHDNGLLDMFDPEEDEPTMEPSWPHLQVVYELLLRFVASSETDAKLAKRYIDHSFVLRLLELFDSEDQREREYLKTILHRVYGKFMVHRPFIRKAINNIFYRFIFETEKHNGIAELLEILGSIINGFALPLKEEHKLFLVRALIPLHKPKCVAMYHQQLMYCITQFVEKDFKLSDTVIRGLLKYWPVTNSGKEVMFLGELEEVLEATQAAEFQRCMVPLFRQIGHCLNSSHFQVAERALFLWNNDHIRNLIIQNRKAILPLIFPLLEKNTRGHWNQAVQSLTLNVRKIFSDADQELFDECLEKFQEDETKNKETQERRELTWKRLEDVAASNFVSNEAVLVSRFASSVVIANSTN; translated from the exons ATGATTAAGCAGTTTTTGGGAAAGCTTCCTCGGAAGCCgtcaaaatcatcatcatcatcgtcaTCTCCTAATGACTCGAGTCATAGTGAACTTTCACCATTCTCATCGGTGAACTCAAATTCCAACAGTTATGGTGTTACTGATAGTAGTAATAACTCAAAGGGCTCGGGAAATATGGGGAAAACGTCAAATTCAACAAGTTCCGGTATGTCTCAGCTCACTAGTAATGGGAATCATGTCCCGGTGAAGCCGAATCAAGGGAAAAAACCAGTTCGGGTTAATGGACAGGCGGGAACCTCTGTTACGAACTCTGTGTTATCTTATGAGGTTCTACCAAGTTTTCGAGATGTACCAAGCTCAGAAAAGCAAAATCTTTTGATTAGGAAGCTACAAATGTGTTGTGTGCTGTTTGATTTTGGTGACCCTACGAAGAATCTGAAGGAGAAGGATGTCAAGAGGCAGACATTGCTTGAATTGGTTGATTATGTTTCCGCTGTGAGTTCCAAGTTTAATGAAGTTACAATGCAAGAATTAACAAAAATGGTTGCTGCCAATTTGTTTAGGACATTACCCTCGTTTAATCATGACAACGGGCTACTGGATATGTTTGATCCAGAAGAGGATGAGCCCACGATGGAACCCTCGTGGCCTCACCTTCAGGTCGTTTATGAGCTCCTTTTGCGATTTGTGGCTTCATCGGAGACGGATGCTAAGCTTGCAAAAAGATATATTGACCACTCTTTTGTCTTGAGATTGCTTGAACTGTTTGATTCAGAGGACCAACGGGAGCGCGAGTACTTGAAAACAATCCTTCATCGTGTATATGGGAAGTTCATGGTGCATAGACCATTTATCAGGAAAgccataaataatatattttaccGGTTTATCTTTGAGACTGAGAAGCACAACGGAATTGCAGAATTGCTGGAGATCTTGGGCAGTATAATCAATGGATTTGCTCTGCCTTTAAAGGAAGAGCACAAGCTTTTTCTTGTCCGTGCATTGATTCCCCTTCACAAACCTAAATGCGTAGCCATGTACCACCAACAACTCATGTATTGCATCACACAGTTTGTGGAGAAAGACTTCAAGTTGTCAGACACCGTGATCAGAGGACTTCTGAAGTACTGGCCAGTAACCAATAGTGGCAAGGAGGTCATGTTTCTTGGTGAGTTGGAGGAAGTTCTGGAAGCTACCCAAGCTGCAGAATTTCAACGTTGCATGGTCCCTTTGTTCCGTCAAATAGGTCATTGTCTCAACAGCTCTCATTTTCAG GTAGCTGAACGTGCTCTGTTCCTGTGGAATAACGATCACATAAGAAATCTAATAATTCAGAATCGTAAAGCGATTTTACCCTTAATTTTTCCACTCTTGGAGAAAAACACCCGTGGTCACTGGAACCAAGCTGTTCAAAGTCTGACGTTGAACGTAAGGAAGATCTTTTCAGATGCTGATCAAGAACTTTTTGATGAGTGTTTAGAGAAATTTCAAGAAGATGAGACAAAAAACAAGGAGACGCAGGAGAGGCGGGAGTTGACCTGGAAACGCTTAGAAGATGTAGCAGCGTCCAACTTTGTGAGTAATGAAGCTGTGCTCGTCTCTAGATTTGCTTCCTCTGTTGTCATTGCCAACAGCACCAATTAA
- the LOC129891922 gene encoding chromatin remodeling protein EBS-like, with translation MAKTKPGKKDLDSYTIKGTNKIVRPGDCVLMRPSDSDKPPYVAKVEKLEADHRNNVKVRVRWYYRPEESIGGRRQFHGAKELFLSDHFDVQSAHTIEGKCIVHSFKNYTKLENVGPEDYFCRFEYKAATGGFTPDRVAVYCKCEMPYNPDDLMVQCEGCKDWFHPSCMGMTIEEAKKLEHFLCSDCSSEDDTKRPLNSFHVSPRDEAKVESKRRKR, from the exons ATGGCTAAGACTAAACCTGGAAAGAAAGACCTTGATTCTTACACTATCAAGGGCACCAACAAAATTGTTAGAC CTGGTGATTGTGTATTGATGAGACCATCTGATTCTGATAAACCTCCATACGTGGCAAAAGTAGAGAAGCTAGAGGCTGATCACCGGAATAATGTGAAGGTCCGAGTTAGATGGTATTACCGACCTGAGGAGTCTATTGGTGGTCGCAGACAGTTCCATGGGGCTAAAGAGCTGTTCTTGTCAGATCACTTCGATGTGCAGAGTGCACACACCATTGAAGGGAAGTGCATAGTGCACTCTTTTAAGAACTACACCAAACTGGAGAATGTGGGCCCTGAGGATTACTTTTGTAGGTTTGAGTACAAAGCTGCCACAGGGGGCTTTACTCCTGACCGTGTTGCTGT GTATTGTAAGTGTGAGATGCCCTACAACCCTGATGATCTCATGGTACAATGTGAAGGATGCAAAGACTG GTTCCATCCCTCTTGTATGGGTATGACCATTGAAGAAGCAAAGAAATTAGAGCATTTCTTGTGTTCTGACTGTTCCTCAGAAGATGACACCAAACGTCCTTTGAACTCATTTCACGTTTCACCACGTGATGAGGCAAAG GTGGAGTCAAAGCGCAGGAAGAGATAA